Proteins from a single region of Cryptococcus neoformans var. grubii H99 chromosome 5, complete sequence:
- a CDS encoding phytanoyl-CoA dioxygenase has product MTKPASLTYLEASTPLVEIYKVIERDGGVIIRNFLSSELLQEAMSSIEPHFAVRGNYESKSTHQELGEDFFPSGSLRIYGLLGKIPQVITKIVRLPTWQGVMARFLNDEYSSYTGEKLIPQKSGYMLASTAALRLVPGAQKQPLHRDQIAYQIRPDPTNPLFTPMVGCLIAGSKCTKKNGATAVIPGSHLWSPDRAPKIEECTYAEMEAGDALFTLGSCYHGAGENQCEKSDPDALRTLFAVFGQRDYFRQDQEEVLSTPLELAKTFPEDILRIAGYYKAVGGVGYVEDHQDPVEFLKAGSNLGQFAPVTNKSYV; this is encoded by the exons ATGACCAAGCCAGCATCTCTCACTTACCTCGAAGCCTCTACCCCTCTTGTAGAAATTTACAAAGTCATCGAGCGCGATGGCGGTGTCATCATTCGCAACTTCCTCTCATCCGAGCTCCTTCAAGAAGCCATGAGCTCCATTGAGCCTCATTTTGCTGTGCGAGGCAATTATGAATCCAAGTCGACTCATCAGGAGCTCGGCGAAgactttttcccttctgGTTCTCTTCGAATTTATGGTCTGCTTGGTAAAATTCCCCAGGTTATCACCAAGATTGTACGCCTTCCGACCTGGCAGGGCGTTATGGCACGGTTCCTCAA CGACGAGTATTCTTCATACACTGGCGAGAAGTTGATTCCCCAAAAGAGCGGCTATATGCTGGCCTCAACAGCTGCCCTTCGACTGGTTCCAGGTGCCCAGAAACAACCACTTCATCGG GACCAAATCGCCTATCAAATTCGGCCCGATCCTACTAATCCCCTTTTCACCCCCATGGTCGGCTGCCTCATTGCCGGGTCCAAATGTACCAAGAAAAACGGCGCCACTGCTGTCATCCCTGGCTCTCACCTCTGGAGTCCTGACCGTGCCCCCAAGATCGAGGAGTGTACTTATGCTGAGATGGAGGCTGGGGACGctctcttcaccctcgGGTCTTGTTATCACGGTGCAGGCGAGAACCAATGCGAGAAATCTGATCCAGATGCTTTGAGGACCCTTTTCGCTGTCTTTGGCCAGAGAGACTATTTCAGGCAAGACCAAGAAGAGGTTCTCTCCACACCACTCGAGCTTGCTAAAACCTTTCCTGAAGATATTCTGAGGATTGCTGGCTATT ATAAGGCTGTGGGAGGTGTTGGTTATGTCGAAGACCATCAGGATCCTGTCGAGTTCCTCAAGGCTGGCTCAAACCTCGGCCAATTCGCTCCTGTCACCAACAAGAGCTATGTTTGA
- a CDS encoding amino acid transporter, whose product MEAHASKTYEMEDYDPKVTGSVEQTEIHISETGEGDIMRARVLDSVNHRKLNARQIQLSSIAGAIGAALFVAIGSGVTSGPVALLIGFVFWSTVVYSIAQCQLEIVSLFPLDGSFIRLAGRMVDPALGTMVGYNHFFAQTSFVIFEATVINTLVSYWGYSESPAILISVSLLLYLAINVYRADLFGEAEFWLALGKVLLAIGLILYTFITMVGGNPLKDRFGFRYWKNPGPWAGDSSSTRLESFINAVNTAGFCIGGPEYISMIAGEATDPRKTVPRAFKTIMARLVVFFIGGALCVGILVPYNDPTLVTGDGTYAGGSPYVISMNRLQIPVLPSIVTAALLTCIVSGGNAYTFNASRSLHALALDGKAPAVLRRLNKKGVPYLAVIVVMLLSCLAYLALGSTSAKVLNWILNFCTAATMLNWCVMAFTYVRFYSAMRAQNIDRKDFLPVYSKLQPFAAYWALFWACLFIWLQGYSVFLKGNWDVATFIFNYGIIALAGAIGLFFKIYQRTPFHKSKDVDLHSDLDFFDALNQHYQQKKDDSPPATVKDKIMAKLF is encoded by the exons atggaggcaCACGCTTCGAAAACCTACGAGATGGAGGACTATGATCCGAAGGTGACCGGGTCTGTCGAGCAGACAGAGATCCATATCAGTGAGAcgggagagggagataTCATGAGAGCTAGGGTGCTTGACTCCGTCAACCATCGGAAACTCAATGCTCGACAGATCCAACTTTCATCCATAGCAGGAGCTATCGGTGCCGCTTTGTTCGTGGCTATCGGCTCAGGTGTCACTTCGGGACCAGTTGCTTTGTTGATAG GTTTTGTCTTTTGGTCCACAGTTGTCTACTCTATTGCTCAATGTC AGCTGGAAATCGTCTCCTTATTTCCACTCGACGGATCTTTCATTCGGCTTGCTGGCCGGATGGTTGACCCGGCTTTGGGCACTATGGTCGGCTACAATCACTTT TTTGCCCAAACATCATTCGTCATCTTCGAAGCCACGGTAATAAACACCCTCGTATCCTACTGGGGCTACTCCGAATCGCCCGCCATCCTCATATCGgtctctctccttctttatCTGGCAATCAACGTATATCGCGCCGACTTATTCGGTGAAGCTGAAT TCTGGCTTGCTCTTGGTAAGGTTTTGCTCGCTATAGGCCTGATCTTGTATACATTCATCACCATGGTTGGCGGAAACCCCTTGAAAGA CCGTTTCGGCTTCAGATACTGGAAAAACCCTGGTCCTTGGGCTGGTgactcctcttccacacGTCTCGAATCATTCATCAACGCTGTCAACACTGCCGGCTTCTGTATAGGCGGGCCTGAGTATATCTCGATGATTGCTGGTGAAGCGACCGACCCTCGGAAGACGGTACCTAGGGCTTTCAAGACGATCATGGCTCGTTTGGTTGTGTTTTTTATTGGAGGTGCTCTTTGTGTAGGTATTCTTGTGCCTTACAATGACCCAAC ACTTGTGACAGGTGACGGCACTTATGCTGGTGGATCACCTTA TGTGATCTCTATGAACCGACTTCAAATTCCCGTCTTGCCCTCCATCGTCACGGCCGCCCTGCTAACTTGTATCGTCTCCGGTGGTAACGCCTATACCTTTAATGCCTCTCGAAGCTTGCACGCTTTGGCGCTCGACGGTAAGGCCCCTGCTGTACTTCGTCGACTCAATAAAAA GGGTGTGCCTTACCTAGCGGTCATTGTGGTGATGCTTCTCTCTTGTTTGGCCTATCTCGCTCTAGGATCCACTAGTGCAAAGGTTCTTAATTGGATCCTAAACTTTTGCACGGCCGCTACTATGCT CAATTGGTGTGTCATGGCATTCACCTATGTCCGCTTCTACAGCGCCATGAGAGCTCAGAACATTGATCGAAAAGACTTCCTTCCGGTCTACTCCAAACTCCAGCCTTTTGCGGCATACTGGGCTCTGTTCTGGGCTTGCCTCTTCATTTGGCTCCAAGGATACTCAGTGTTTTTGAAAGGGAACTGGGATGTTGCCACATTTATCTTCAACTATGGTATC ATCGCTTTGGCTGGCGCGATCGGATTGTTTTTCAAGATATACCAACGCACGCCTTTCCATAAGAGTAAAGATGTGGATCTTCATAGTGATCTTGACTTTTTTGATGCCCTCAACCAGCACTATCAGcaaaagaaagatgatTCGCCGCCAGCGACCGTCAAGGATAAGATCATGGCCAAGCTGTTTTAG